One genomic segment of Streptomyces sp. NBC_00239 includes these proteins:
- a CDS encoding RidA family protein produces MSLERINPPELSPPTGFSHAVAATGSRLVMLAGQTALDGAGKVVGETLPEQFETALGNLLAALAAAGGGPADLARVTVYATDVAGYREHAPELGRIWRRLAGRDYPAMAVIGTTRLWDEQALVELDGIAVLE; encoded by the coding sequence ATGAGCCTGGAGCGGATCAACCCGCCCGAACTCTCGCCGCCGACCGGCTTCTCGCACGCGGTCGCCGCGACCGGCAGCCGGCTGGTGATGCTGGCCGGGCAGACCGCGCTGGACGGCGCGGGCAAGGTGGTGGGGGAGACCCTGCCCGAGCAGTTCGAGACGGCGCTCGGCAATCTGCTGGCCGCCCTGGCGGCGGCCGGGGGCGGCCCGGCCGACCTGGCCCGGGTCACCGTGTACGCCACCGACGTCGCCGGGTACCGGGAGCACGCGCCCGAACTGGGCCGCATCTGGCGCCGGCTGGCCGGCCGCGACTATCCGGCCATGGCCGTGATCGGCACCACCCGGCTCTGGGACGAGCAGGCTCTCGTGGAACTGGACGGCATCGCGGTCCTGGAGTAG
- a CDS encoding aminopeptidase P family protein — protein sequence MTETSSRLNIGSHDLPVSPELSRFMAADWAASPLPDSARVPGYDVMPARRARLSARFSGERLVIPAGELKVRTNDCDHRFRPHSAYAWLTGLTGEDQVGHVLVMEPSGPHGHEAVLYLRPRSPRSGGNEEFYRDRRYGEFWVGRRPDLAEAERLTGIRCEHLDGLAPLTALPGRIAPADTELTAALSELRLIKDAWEVGQLQLAVDHTTAGFEDVVRALPQALGHPRGERWIEGVFGLRARAEGNGTGYDTIAASGAHACVLHWIRNDGRLDPDELLLLDAGVETDTLYTADITRTLPLSGRFSPVQRQVYELVLAAQDAGIAALRPGASFRDFHRAGMRVIAEGLAEWGVLKHAESDLHRRYTLCSSGHMLGLDVHDCAQARADTYLDGVLEEGQVLTVEPGLYLQPDDGTLPAELRGIGVRIEDDLVITADGARLMSGALPRTVAGIEEWMGALLEG from the coding sequence GTGACCGAGACCTCCTCCCGGCTCAACATCGGCAGCCACGACCTTCCCGTGTCGCCCGAGTTGTCCCGCTTCATGGCGGCCGACTGGGCCGCCTCACCGCTGCCCGACAGCGCCCGCGTCCCCGGGTACGACGTCATGCCGGCCCGTCGGGCCCGGCTCTCCGCCCGCTTCTCCGGCGAGCGCCTGGTGATCCCCGCCGGCGAGTTGAAGGTCCGTACGAACGACTGCGACCACCGGTTCCGCCCGCACAGCGCGTACGCCTGGCTGACCGGCCTGACCGGCGAGGACCAGGTCGGCCACGTCCTGGTCATGGAGCCCTCCGGCCCGCACGGCCACGAGGCGGTGCTGTACCTGCGCCCCCGCTCGCCGCGCTCCGGCGGCAACGAGGAGTTCTACCGCGACCGCCGCTACGGCGAGTTCTGGGTGGGCCGCCGCCCCGACCTCGCGGAGGCCGAGCGGCTCACCGGCATCCGCTGCGAGCACCTCGACGGACTCGCCCCCCTGACCGCCCTCCCCGGCCGCATCGCACCCGCCGACACCGAACTGACCGCCGCCCTCTCCGAACTGCGACTGATCAAGGACGCCTGGGAGGTCGGGCAGCTCCAGCTGGCCGTCGACCACACCACGGCCGGCTTCGAGGACGTCGTACGGGCGCTGCCGCAGGCCCTCGGCCACCCGCGCGGCGAACGCTGGATCGAGGGCGTCTTCGGCCTGCGGGCCCGCGCCGAGGGCAACGGCACCGGCTACGACACCATCGCCGCCTCCGGGGCGCACGCCTGCGTGCTGCACTGGATCCGCAACGACGGCCGGCTCGACCCCGACGAGCTGCTGCTCCTCGACGCGGGCGTCGAGACCGACACCCTCTACACCGCCGACATCACCCGCACCCTGCCGCTGTCCGGCCGCTTCTCCCCCGTCCAGCGCCAGGTCTACGAGCTGGTGCTGGCCGCGCAGGACGCGGGCATCGCCGCGCTGCGCCCCGGCGCGAGCTTCCGCGACTTCCACCGGGCCGGCATGCGGGTCATCGCCGAGGGCCTGGCCGAGTGGGGGGTCCTCAAGCACGCCGAGAGCGACCTGCACCGCCGCTACACCCTGTGCAGCAGCGGCCACATGCTCGGCCTCGACGTCCACGACTGCGCGCAGGCGCGCGCCGACACGTACCTCGACGGCGTGCTGGAGGAGGGCCAGGTGCTCACCGTCGAGCCCGGCCTCTACCTCCAGCCCGACGACGGGACGCTCCCCGCCGAACTGCGCGGCATCGGCGTCCGGATCGAGGACGACCTCGTGATCACCGCCGACGGCGCGCGGCTGATGTCCGGCGCACTGCCGCGGACCGTGGCGGGCATCGAGGAGTGGATGGGCGCCCTGCTGGAGGGCTGA
- a CDS encoding acyl-CoA dehydrogenase family protein encodes MPGFVLEPDQEQWCAGLRALAAERLRPLAEKGEPGRVNRPLLAALGEAGLLERLFTSGALQLCLLRESLAYACTEAETALALQGLGSHPVLRAGTDAQRERWLPEVRAGRAVAAFALSEPDAGSDAAALALRAEPDGAGWRLTGEKRWISNAPEADFYTVFARTGEAAGSRGITAFLVPADRPGLGGERLEMLSPHPIGTLAFDGVPVGPDDLLGAPGKGFRVAMDTLNLFRPSVGAFAVGMAQAALDAAVRHTARRTAFGGVLGDLQAVAHRVAEMATRTEAARLLVYAAAGAYDSGAADVPKRAAMAKLLATETAQYVVDHAVQLHGAAALQRGHLLEHLYREVRAPRIYEGASEVQRTIIAKELYR; translated from the coding sequence ATGCCGGGGTTCGTACTCGAACCGGACCAGGAGCAGTGGTGCGCGGGGCTGCGCGCCCTGGCCGCCGAACGGCTGCGGCCGCTCGCCGAGAAGGGGGAGCCGGGCCGGGTCAACCGCCCGCTGCTCGCCGCCCTCGGCGAAGCCGGCCTGCTGGAGCGTCTGTTCACCTCCGGAGCACTCCAGCTCTGCCTGCTGCGCGAGTCCCTCGCGTACGCGTGCACCGAGGCCGAGACCGCCCTCGCTCTGCAAGGGCTGGGCAGCCACCCGGTGCTGCGGGCCGGCACCGACGCGCAGCGCGAGCGCTGGCTGCCCGAGGTGCGGGCCGGCCGCGCGGTCGCCGCGTTCGCGCTGAGCGAGCCGGACGCCGGCTCCGACGCCGCCGCCCTGGCCCTGCGCGCGGAACCGGACGGCGCGGGCTGGCGGCTGACGGGCGAGAAGCGCTGGATCTCCAACGCCCCGGAGGCCGACTTCTACACCGTGTTCGCCCGGACCGGCGAAGCGGCGGGATCCCGCGGCATCACCGCCTTCCTGGTGCCCGCCGACCGGCCCGGACTCGGCGGCGAGCGGCTGGAGATGCTCTCGCCGCACCCGATCGGCACCCTCGCCTTCGACGGGGTCCCGGTGGGCCCGGACGACCTGCTCGGCGCGCCCGGGAAGGGCTTCCGGGTGGCGATGGACACCCTGAACCTCTTCCGGCCCAGCGTCGGCGCGTTCGCCGTCGGCATGGCGCAGGCCGCACTCGACGCCGCGGTCCGGCACACCGCCCGGCGCACCGCGTTCGGCGGGGTGCTCGGGGACCTCCAGGCGGTCGCCCACCGGGTCGCCGAGATGGCCACCCGCACCGAGGCGGCCCGGCTGCTGGTCTACGCGGCGGCCGGCGCGTACGACAGCGGGGCGGCGGACGTGCCCAAGCGCGCGGCGATGGCGAAGCTGCTGGCCACCGAGACCGCGCAGTACGTCGTCGACCACGCCGTGCAGCTGCACGGGGCGGCCGCCCTGCAACGGGGCCACCTGCTCGAACACCTCTACCGGGAGGTGCGCGCCCCGCGGATCTACGAGGGCGCCAGCGAGGTCCAGCGCACCATCATCGCGAAGGAGCTGTACCGATGA